In Pseudoalteromonas piratica, the following proteins share a genomic window:
- a CDS encoding PQQ-dependent sugar dehydrogenase: MLKNSKFMQLINRNYLHTSKDFIGKQYLLFFAFCVLSTTTFANAAFLPIEKYQINTIATGLNSPWSMVELPNGTWLITERDGHVVIVNEEGKTRTKLDLSGLYVAGQGGLLDIILAPDYSQSKTIYLSYAQGKLKANRLVIAKAKFDGSKFSKPSIIYHIATDKGTPQHYAGRMLLLPDNTLLVSSGDGFDYREQAQIIPNQLGKMLRINLDGTVPSDNPFTGHEDTKAHAVFTLGHRNPQGLVYDYDTQRIVSHEHGPAGGDELNFLRAGENYGWPVITYGKDYSQARISPFTEYKGMNQPSINWTPSIAPSGMAYYGTRHTEFASLQKQVLITTLVDRKLYAVDLANNHFSQSAIFPEISGRLRDVFITRSGSIAVLTDGKSGELLLVTPAQ, encoded by the coding sequence GTGTTAAAAAATTCAAAATTTATGCAACTTATAAACAGGAACTACCTTCACACTAGCAAAGACTTTATTGGCAAACAATATTTGCTGTTTTTTGCCTTTTGCGTGTTGAGCACTACAACATTTGCCAATGCAGCTTTTTTGCCAATAGAAAAGTACCAAATCAATACCATTGCAACTGGCTTAAATTCCCCGTGGAGCATGGTAGAACTGCCTAACGGAACCTGGCTTATTACAGAGCGTGACGGTCATGTAGTGATTGTTAACGAAGAAGGGAAAACTAGAACCAAGCTCGATCTAAGTGGCCTATATGTTGCGGGTCAAGGTGGATTATTAGACATTATCTTGGCGCCTGATTATTCGCAATCAAAAACCATTTACTTAAGCTATGCACAAGGCAAATTAAAAGCGAACCGATTAGTAATTGCTAAAGCAAAGTTTGATGGCAGTAAGTTTTCAAAACCGAGCATTATTTATCACATTGCAACTGACAAAGGCACCCCACAACACTATGCCGGACGCATGCTGTTATTACCCGACAACACATTGCTCGTATCCAGTGGCGATGGCTTTGACTACCGTGAGCAAGCACAAATAATTCCAAACCAACTAGGTAAAATGTTGCGCATTAATTTGGATGGTACCGTGCCCAGCGACAACCCATTTACAGGTCATGAAGATACCAAAGCCCATGCAGTATTCACTTTAGGTCATCGTAATCCACAAGGGCTCGTCTACGATTATGATACTCAGCGTATTGTCAGCCATGAACATGGTCCTGCAGGCGGAGATGAATTGAATTTTTTACGCGCCGGTGAGAACTATGGCTGGCCGGTCATCACTTATGGTAAAGACTACTCGCAGGCGCGCATCTCCCCCTTCACCGAATATAAAGGCATGAATCAGCCCAGTATAAATTGGACGCCTTCCATAGCCCCTTCAGGCATGGCTTACTACGGCACGCGCCATACTGAATTTGCATCACTACAAAAACAGGTATTAATCACCACATTGGTTGATAGAAAATTGTATGCTGTCGATTTAGCCAACAACCACTTTAGCCAATCCGCTATCTTTCCTGAAATATCAGGCCGATTGCGCGATGTTTTTATTACGCGCTCGGGCAGTATTGCTGTGTTAACAGATGGAAAATCGGGGGAATTACTCTTAGTGACACCAGCGCAATAA
- a CDS encoding LysR family transcriptional regulator, with protein MALFVHVVKAGGLAAAGRKLGLSPASMTARINQIEKRYGTRLLTRNTRSISLTYAGERFYSGCLRVVEEVENTENMIQESQETLRGSLRISATSDFGRQYVDQHLPNLPVTILMFLLI; from the coding sequence ATGGCGTTGTTCGTTCACGTAGTAAAAGCGGGAGGACTAGCGGCAGCAGGACGAAAATTAGGGCTTTCACCCGCAAGTATGACGGCACGCATTAACCAAATTGAAAAGCGTTACGGCACAAGGTTGCTGACTCGAAATACACGAAGCATCTCGTTAACCTATGCTGGAGAGCGTTTTTATAGCGGTTGTTTACGTGTCGTTGAAGAAGTAGAAAATACTGAAAACATGATACAAGAGTCGCAAGAAACATTGCGAGGAAGCCTAAGAATTTCGGCTACATCTGATTTTGGCCGACAATATGTCGACCAGCACTTGCCGAATTTACCAGTAACCATTCTGATGTTTCTCCTCATTTGA
- a CDS encoding substrate binding domain-containing protein encodes MLSDGLINIVDEGVDIAFRFGNLPDSNLISKPLAQNRRVLCASPNYIKHNGLPRHPEELAKHRCLILERSGQPLNDWYFEIDNKRQLIKVEPHLSCSDGEVIRRWAVQGYGIAFKSLIDVRKDLSNNKLVLLLDEYVRGFSHSDTEVVGVQAIYASRQYLPMQVKAFLTFFEHWLNKEISNP; translated from the coding sequence ATGTTATCTGACGGCTTAATCAACATCGTCGATGAAGGGGTAGATATTGCCTTTAGATTCGGCAATTTACCAGACAGTAATCTTATTAGTAAACCTTTAGCTCAAAATCGACGTGTGTTATGCGCATCTCCCAACTATATAAAGCACAACGGATTACCGCGACATCCAGAAGAGCTAGCCAAGCACCGTTGTCTGATCCTAGAGCGCTCAGGCCAACCATTAAACGATTGGTATTTTGAAATAGATAACAAACGACAGTTAATAAAAGTAGAGCCGCACTTATCATGTTCAGACGGTGAAGTAATCAGACGTTGGGCAGTTCAAGGTTATGGTATTGCTTTTAAGTCATTAATTGACGTAAGAAAAGATTTATCTAACAACAAGCTAGTATTACTATTAGATGAATATGTACGTGGATTTAGTCATAGTGATACCGAAGTTGTCGGCGTACAAGCCATTTATGCCAGCAGGCAATATCTGCCAATGCAGGTAAAAGCATTTTTAACTTTTTTCGAACATTGGCTAAATAAAGAAATTAGCAACCCATAA
- a CDS encoding DMT family transporter — protein sequence MTTSISHTMSVKVWAMLIILSVLWGGSFFFVGVAVNELPPFTIVTLRVAIAAIILWGIAFLVGHRPPKKMKVWISFFAIGLLNNVVPFALIAWGQTQVASGIASILNAATPIFTVIIAGIMLPDERPSILKVIGAGIGLTGVVVMIGVPTFGGEGKLLAQIAIVIATISYAFAGVYGRRFKSMKINPIITAAGQVTASTFILVPVTLFIDGPVNVQDINTNTWGAVICLAIFSTAVAYVLYFRILELAGATNLLLVTMLIPISAILLGSLFLNESLTAIHFLGMGLIAFGLSAIDGRIWKKVKLAVMKRSALS from the coding sequence ATGACAACATCCATCAGCCATACAATGAGCGTTAAAGTATGGGCAATGCTCATTATTCTTTCTGTACTGTGGGGTGGTTCCTTCTTTTTTGTGGGTGTAGCGGTTAATGAATTACCTCCATTCACAATTGTTACTCTTAGAGTTGCCATAGCCGCAATCATTTTATGGGGAATAGCATTTCTTGTAGGACACCGTCCGCCAAAAAAAATGAAAGTTTGGATTTCATTTTTTGCAATTGGGTTATTGAACAACGTTGTTCCATTTGCGCTAATTGCATGGGGACAAACTCAAGTAGCCTCTGGCATTGCCTCCATTCTCAATGCCGCGACACCTATATTTACTGTCATTATCGCGGGCATTATGCTACCAGATGAGCGTCCTTCTATATTAAAAGTCATCGGTGCAGGAATCGGATTAACTGGCGTGGTTGTGATGATTGGTGTACCTACATTCGGTGGCGAAGGTAAGTTGTTAGCGCAAATTGCAATTGTAATAGCAACAATATCTTACGCCTTTGCTGGAGTATATGGTAGAAGATTCAAATCGATGAAAATTAACCCAATCATAACTGCAGCAGGTCAAGTAACTGCGTCAACATTTATATTAGTTCCTGTAACATTGTTTATTGATGGTCCAGTCAATGTACAAGACATAAACACAAATACATGGGGTGCTGTTATTTGTCTTGCGATTTTCTCTACCGCTGTAGCCTATGTGCTTTATTTTAGGATTTTAGAATTAGCCGGAGCTACAAACCTATTGCTAGTCACGATGCTTATACCTATTTCCGCAATACTGCTTGGTTCACTTTTCTTGAATGAGTCGTTAACTGCAATACATTTTTTAGGAATGGGACTAATTGCATTCGGGTTATCGGCAATTGATGGTCGCATATGGAAAAAAGTTAAATTGGCTGTAATGAAACGAAGCGCTCTTAGCTGA
- a CDS encoding DUF6482 family protein: protein MKLSKLEKYFEVEKLVFHSLDLALYNVSAVVEGQEYIITDEQGERIKHHNLLQLQQLFQKVKAKKQVIRQSSAYDEMIGGPVKGNNELEVSLGDNKLY, encoded by the coding sequence ATGAAGTTAAGCAAATTAGAAAAATATTTTGAAGTGGAAAAGCTTGTATTTCATAGCCTCGACTTAGCACTTTACAATGTAAGTGCAGTCGTTGAAGGGCAAGAGTACATAATTACCGATGAACAAGGTGAACGCATTAAACACCACAATTTACTGCAACTTCAGCAGCTTTTTCAAAAAGTTAAAGCTAAAAAACAGGTGATACGTCAAAGCAGTGCTTACGATGAAATGATTGGTGGGCCTGTTAAGGGCAATAATGAGCTTGAAGTATCATTAGGTGATAACAAACTTTACTAG
- a CDS encoding bifunctional transcriptional activator/DNA repair enzyme AdaA — MPDLSESKMRKAVALRDNAFDGQFFYGVVTTGIFCFPSCSTKSPNHENLRFFFSKESAMQAGFRPCKRCFPSKQNDRTGSMIEVVRYIENHFEDKITLAQLGTVANLSSSRLQRVFKEMFGVSPKQYQDAVRMRKFKRSLKSGEGVTEAIYSSGFGSISRIYGEEARHIGMTPKAYRAGGEGEVIHYACRKSAIGYMIMAATEKGVCSVQFGEDEEALVAILSKEFPKAQLVHSEAQNAPELDEWMIALDAHISRDAPKPNIPLDIRGTAFQIKVWKFLLSIREGDVASYGEVASHIDNPKAVRAVGMACGKNPIAVLIPCHRVLRGDGSLGGYRWGLARKRTLLDIERRKKKIENKEI; from the coding sequence ATGCCAGATTTATCTGAAAGTAAAATGAGAAAAGCAGTAGCACTAAGAGATAACGCCTTTGATGGGCAGTTTTTTTACGGAGTTGTTACTACTGGGATATTCTGCTTTCCATCATGTTCAACCAAATCACCAAACCATGAAAACTTGAGGTTTTTCTTCAGTAAAGAGTCAGCAATGCAGGCAGGTTTTCGTCCTTGCAAACGTTGTTTTCCCTCAAAGCAAAATGACCGAACAGGTTCAATGATTGAAGTTGTTCGGTACATTGAAAACCACTTCGAAGATAAAATTACGTTAGCTCAATTAGGTACTGTAGCCAACCTCTCATCTTCTCGATTACAACGAGTATTTAAAGAAATGTTCGGTGTCTCGCCAAAGCAATATCAAGATGCTGTGCGTATGAGAAAATTCAAGCGCTCGTTAAAAAGTGGTGAAGGGGTTACAGAAGCTATTTACTCATCTGGTTTTGGTTCAATCAGTCGTATCTATGGTGAGGAAGCCCGGCACATAGGTATGACACCCAAAGCATACAGGGCGGGTGGTGAAGGAGAAGTCATTCATTATGCATGCAGAAAAAGCGCTATCGGTTACATGATAATGGCAGCGACAGAAAAAGGAGTATGTTCAGTACAATTTGGGGAAGATGAAGAAGCACTCGTTGCAATACTATCTAAAGAGTTTCCTAAAGCCCAATTAGTTCATTCTGAAGCACAGAATGCCCCAGAGCTAGATGAATGGATGATTGCATTGGATGCACACATAAGTAGAGATGCACCAAAACCAAATATTCCTCTCGATATTCGGGGAACAGCCTTTCAAATCAAAGTATGGAAATTTCTGCTTAGTATCCGAGAAGGAGACGTAGCAAGCTATGGTGAAGTTGCCTCTCATATTGATAATCCAAAAGCTGTTAGAGCAGTAGGAATGGCATGCGGTAAAAACCCAATAGCAGTACTTATTCCATGTCACCGCGTACTCAGGGGAGATGGCTCCCTAGGCGGTTATCGTTGGGGGTTAGCAAGAAAAAGGACATTATTGGACATCGAAAGACGAAAGAAAAAGATAGAAAACAAAGAAATTTAA
- a CDS encoding transporter substrate-binding domain-containing protein has product MHLNSFLIFLFLFSLNSHAKAWRFCHEDQSYPPYIVSSNQTTASSGLLIDILEQAASNAGIELYFTSLPWKRCQQGVKDGLYDGLFAMIKTPQREIEFAYPKNEQHYLNEVEYVILYKRDSVLHRAEQAGKLFNNHGEFNLAFYKEIKQFGLQAPAGYVLQQFLSQNGIASLIDYDLSLGIHQIAIDRLDGYLVERRIGLARVDELKQQDNVISSKGVIKRTFWYLPFNRNFYHKNQVDVERLWHNVRLARQKILENK; this is encoded by the coding sequence ATGCATTTAAACAGCTTTCTTATATTTTTATTTTTGTTTAGTTTAAATAGTCATGCTAAGGCATGGCGTTTTTGTCATGAAGATCAGAGCTACCCTCCCTACATTGTAAGCAGTAATCAAACTACTGCTTCATCTGGCTTATTAATCGATATTTTGGAGCAAGCAGCCAGTAACGCCGGTATCGAGCTTTATTTCACCTCACTGCCTTGGAAACGATGCCAACAAGGTGTGAAAGATGGCTTATATGATGGACTATTTGCGATGATAAAAACCCCGCAGCGTGAAATAGAGTTCGCTTACCCCAAAAATGAACAGCACTACTTAAACGAAGTAGAATATGTCATTTTATACAAAAGAGATTCCGTTCTTCACCGTGCAGAGCAAGCGGGAAAATTGTTTAATAATCACGGTGAGTTCAACCTGGCATTTTACAAAGAAATCAAACAGTTTGGTCTGCAAGCGCCCGCTGGTTATGTACTTCAACAATTTCTAAGCCAAAACGGCATCGCCTCACTTATCGACTATGATTTAAGTTTAGGCATTCACCAAATCGCAATTGATCGTCTTGATGGCTATTTAGTCGAAAGGCGCATTGGCCTCGCACGGGTCGATGAATTAAAACAGCAAGACAATGTTATTAGTAGCAAGGGCGTCATTAAGCGTACTTTTTGGTATTTACCTTTTAATCGCAACTTCTACCATAAAAACCAAGTAGATGTAGAACGGTTATGGCACAACGTGCGACTGGCAAGACAAAAAATTCTGGAAAACAAGTAA
- a CDS encoding GlxA family transcriptional regulator produces the protein MKEVVIVAFEGISLFHLSVPIAIFADAVLEEKRLFNVRVCSETNGKINSANGLGINIENDPSIIHQADIIIIPSWQPEKVPSPNLIKLLVDAHNNKKLIVGLCLGAYALAYSGLLKGKKATTHWKYGDDFKTKFPQTSCDINPLYLAENNIITSAGSAAAIDCCLYIVRHYYGVKTANKIARVMVSSPERSGGQKQYIENPTIEKPRDERIATLISFVLQNITYNHTLESAAAFCMMSTRSFSRNFKSSNGISFTSWLINLRLNKSLELLESTHFSVTEISERTGFSSEQIFRKHFNKRFDTSPTSWRKLFNSSLEQ, from the coding sequence ATGAAAGAAGTCGTCATTGTTGCTTTTGAAGGAATTAGCTTGTTCCACCTTTCAGTGCCAATAGCTATTTTTGCAGACGCTGTACTGGAAGAAAAAAGATTGTTTAATGTTCGTGTCTGTTCAGAAACAAATGGAAAAATAAATTCTGCAAATGGGTTAGGCATAAATATTGAAAACGACCCCTCTATTATTCATCAAGCAGATATAATCATTATTCCTAGCTGGCAACCTGAAAAGGTTCCGAGTCCAAATTTGATAAAACTGCTCGTCGACGCACACAATAATAAAAAGTTAATCGTTGGTTTGTGCCTAGGAGCATATGCACTAGCGTATAGCGGACTACTGAAAGGCAAGAAAGCGACAACTCATTGGAAATACGGAGATGATTTTAAAACAAAATTTCCTCAAACCTCTTGTGATATTAACCCCCTATATTTAGCTGAAAATAACATAATCACGTCTGCAGGAAGTGCTGCAGCTATCGATTGCTGCCTTTATATTGTAAGGCACTACTACGGGGTTAAAACAGCGAACAAAATTGCCAGAGTAATGGTTTCATCTCCAGAACGGAGTGGCGGACAAAAACAATATATAGAGAATCCAACCATAGAAAAGCCGAGGGATGAGCGAATTGCAACATTGATAAGTTTTGTTTTGCAAAACATTACATACAATCACACTTTAGAAAGTGCAGCTGCCTTCTGCATGATGAGCACTCGTAGTTTCAGTCGAAACTTTAAATCATCCAATGGGATCAGTTTTACATCTTGGTTGATTAATCTTAGGCTTAACAAAAGCTTAGAATTATTAGAATCCACGCACTTTTCTGTCACCGAGATATCAGAACGAACGGGATTTAGCTCTGAACAAATATTTCGTAAGCATTTCAATAAAAGATTTGATACGAGCCCCACATCTTGGCGAAAACTGTTCAATAGTTCTCTCGAGCAATAG
- a CDS encoding substrate-binding periplasmic protein, which produces MLFTCHVNAAPENPNLKWYTEDYPPFNYQKANELNGIALNILKKAYAELEWQLDTQDISIMPWARAYYTLKNEPNACLFSMTYTTERAKDFNFVGTVMPNTVAIIGRSDSVIDEMQLKTDFNLRFGVVKNDIGHQTLMEYGIPSFQFVYLKTGFELVQMLEHKRVDLIAYGDVIARYQFKRANLSQSQFKVIKPLLNSFLGYACNKHVPDDVIDTLNSTIHRIVKAHPEIVQY; this is translated from the coding sequence GTGCTTTTTACTTGCCACGTTAATGCTGCACCTGAAAACCCAAATCTAAAATGGTATACAGAAGATTACCCGCCTTTTAATTACCAAAAAGCAAATGAGCTAAACGGGATCGCCCTAAACATTCTTAAAAAAGCGTATGCCGAATTAGAATGGCAACTAGACACGCAAGACATTTCAATTATGCCGTGGGCACGCGCATATTACACATTAAAAAACGAACCCAACGCATGTTTATTTTCAATGACCTACACCACCGAAAGGGCAAAAGACTTTAACTTTGTTGGTACCGTAATGCCTAACACTGTGGCCATAATTGGTCGCTCCGATTCGGTTATTGATGAAATGCAGCTAAAAACAGACTTTAATTTGCGATTTGGCGTTGTCAAAAACGATATTGGTCATCAAACCTTGATGGAGTATGGTATTCCTAGCTTTCAATTTGTTTACTTAAAAACCGGTTTTGAGCTAGTACAAATGCTCGAACATAAACGGGTAGATCTTATCGCTTATGGTGATGTGATAGCACGCTATCAATTTAAACGCGCCAACCTGAGTCAAAGCCAATTTAAGGTGATCAAACCTTTACTTAACTCCTTTTTGGGCTATGCCTGCAATAAACACGTACCCGATGACGTTATTGATACCCTCAACAGCACGATTCATCGAATTGTGAAAGCACACCCAGAAATTGTTCAGTACTAA
- a CDS encoding M3 family metallopeptidase, which translates to MQHKTYLALAISAAVMLSGCSKEPENPKTTQTAVSETTSKESTSQLTQNPFFKEWNTPFGSPPFSEIKTADFLPAFEKSMADHKKEIDAITQSEYAPTFDNTIAAMELAGASLTRVSRVFFNLTGTESNDEMQALQRKVSPMLTRHNNEIRMNEALFKRVAHVYNNRDAANLTPEQTRLLNRLYDSFVRTGANLTQEQRAELASINERISELSTQFGQNSLNDSRAFTLVLEESDLDGLSQAQRDAAAAAAKARDLPGKYVITLNRASVEPFLQFSSRRDLREKAFKGWANRGDNDNEFDNKATIAEMVSLRAKRAQLLGYKNHSEYVLSNAMASSPATAMDLLLKVWQPAIKKAEQERTWIKEQMAAEGVEHELAAWDWRYYAEKVRKAKFDLDQGEIAEYFELENMLEAKFYVAQQLFGLKFIERTDIPVYNEVVRVWEVQDKAGNAIGLFFGDYYARATKRSGAWMSAFRTQQKLAGDVKPIIINNMNLNKPAEGEKTLMSYSDAVTLFHEFGHALHGLLSNVTYPTLAGTSVPRDWVEFPAQLYEHFIAQPEMLEKFARHYKTNESMPKALIERIKQASTFNQGFATIEFTASALVDMAYHQLTEVKDLDVRAFENDVLSKYGKPDEIIMRHRSTHFGHIFAGGYSSAYYAYMWSEILDADGFDAFLEKKNIFDPETAEKLYHFIYSRGDTLDYFEAYEGFRGRKPTTDALLRNRGLN; encoded by the coding sequence GTGCAACATAAAACCTATCTGGCTTTGGCAATATCTGCAGCAGTTATGCTGTCAGGCTGTTCCAAAGAACCAGAGAATCCTAAAACAACACAAACAGCAGTAAGTGAAACCACTTCGAAAGAGAGCACAAGTCAGCTAACACAAAACCCATTTTTTAAAGAGTGGAACACACCATTTGGCTCTCCACCTTTTAGTGAAATAAAAACAGCTGACTTTTTACCGGCTTTTGAAAAAAGCATGGCTGATCATAAAAAAGAAATCGATGCGATTACACAAAGTGAATACGCACCAACATTTGATAATACCATCGCTGCAATGGAACTTGCAGGCGCGTCATTAACGCGTGTCTCACGTGTGTTTTTTAATTTAACAGGCACAGAGTCCAATGATGAAATGCAGGCTCTGCAGCGTAAAGTGTCGCCAATGCTCACGCGCCATAATAATGAAATTCGCATGAACGAAGCCTTGTTTAAGCGTGTAGCGCATGTTTATAACAATCGAGATGCTGCAAACTTAACCCCTGAGCAAACACGCTTATTGAATCGACTTTATGATAGCTTTGTTAGAACAGGCGCTAACCTAACGCAAGAGCAACGCGCTGAACTCGCTTCCATAAATGAGCGTATTTCTGAACTTTCAACGCAATTTGGCCAAAATTCTTTAAACGACTCTCGTGCCTTTACTTTGGTACTAGAAGAATCAGATCTTGACGGTTTATCACAAGCGCAACGAGATGCAGCTGCTGCAGCTGCAAAAGCAAGAGATTTACCTGGTAAATACGTTATCACCTTAAACCGCGCCAGCGTAGAACCATTTTTGCAGTTTTCTAGTCGTCGCGACCTAAGAGAAAAAGCCTTTAAAGGCTGGGCAAATCGTGGCGATAACGATAATGAATTTGATAATAAAGCCACTATTGCTGAAATGGTGTCGTTACGTGCTAAACGCGCTCAACTACTAGGTTACAAAAACCACTCTGAGTATGTGCTATCGAATGCCATGGCAAGTTCACCTGCTACGGCAATGGACTTATTGTTAAAAGTTTGGCAACCGGCTATCAAAAAAGCAGAGCAAGAGCGTACTTGGATTAAAGAGCAAATGGCTGCAGAGGGCGTAGAACACGAACTCGCAGCTTGGGATTGGCGCTACTACGCCGAAAAAGTACGTAAAGCAAAATTTGACCTAGACCAAGGTGAAATTGCCGAATACTTTGAACTTGAAAACATGCTTGAAGCAAAATTTTATGTTGCTCAGCAATTGTTTGGCCTCAAGTTTATCGAGCGTACAGATATTCCTGTTTATAACGAAGTGGTTCGCGTATGGGAAGTGCAAGACAAAGCAGGCAATGCCATTGGGTTGTTCTTTGGTGACTATTATGCACGTGCCACTAAGCGCTCTGGTGCGTGGATGAGTGCATTTCGCACACAGCAAAAACTTGCTGGCGATGTGAAGCCAATCATCATCAATAATATGAACTTAAATAAGCCAGCCGAAGGCGAAAAAACGTTAATGAGCTACTCTGATGCCGTAACCTTATTCCACGAATTTGGTCATGCGCTTCATGGTTTATTATCAAACGTCACCTACCCAACACTTGCAGGTACTAGCGTACCTCGTGACTGGGTTGAATTCCCTGCACAGCTGTATGAGCACTTTATTGCTCAACCTGAGATGCTCGAAAAATTTGCGCGTCATTACAAAACCAATGAATCAATGCCTAAAGCACTAATTGAACGAATTAAGCAAGCAAGTACCTTTAACCAAGGCTTTGCAACCATTGAGTTTACTGCGTCTGCGCTGGTTGATATGGCGTATCACCAATTAACCGAAGTAAAAGACTTAGATGTGCGTGCTTTTGAAAACGATGTACTGAGCAAATACGGTAAGCCTGATGAAATCATCATGCGTCACCGTAGTACACACTTTGGCCATATTTTTGCCGGTGGTTACTCTTCGGCCTATTATGCATACATGTGGTCTGAAATCTTAGATGCAGATGGGTTTGATGCTTTCTTGGAAAAGAAAAATATTTTTGACCCTGAAACAGCAGAGAAGTTATATCACTTTATTTATAGCCGTGGTGACACCCTCGATTACTTTGAAGCATATGAAGGGTTTAGAGGCAGAAAGCCGACAACCGATGCTCTTCTTCGCAATCGTGGACTAAACTAA
- a CDS encoding VOC family protein has protein sequence MQLNHALLLVSDLDEMSQFLIQTLGLKEGQRPPFGFAGVWLYDELNVPCIHIAGRNDINPEQSFYLGHDEKHSSTPSLPTVDHLAFSSSDYQGLKGRLLTYNVPFVEREIPEANEHQVFITGPDGLKIEILFSRNDIH, from the coding sequence ATGCAATTAAATCACGCATTACTGCTGGTATCTGATTTAGATGAGATGTCGCAGTTTTTAATACAAACACTTGGTTTGAAAGAGGGTCAACGCCCACCGTTTGGTTTTGCTGGTGTTTGGTTGTATGACGAACTCAATGTGCCTTGTATCCACATTGCGGGAAGAAATGACATTAACCCTGAGCAATCTTTTTATTTAGGACATGATGAAAAGCACAGTTCAACACCGAGTTTGCCAACGGTTGATCATTTAGCGTTTAGCTCAAGTGACTACCAAGGACTTAAAGGTCGTTTGTTAACGTATAACGTGCCTTTTGTTGAACGAGAGATACCCGAAGCAAACGAACATCAAGTATTTATCACAGGCCCAGATGGCCTAAAAATCGAAATTTTATTTTCGAGAAACGACATTCATTAG
- a CDS encoding HD domain-containing protein, which produces MEIVTSFKLVDEILEQFRDVISKDFDGYRNHITRMLNYCHFLLPNISEQDSKKIQIAAVFHDIALWTHDRVDYLVPSYQDCHQWLEKQGLDDWKEEIQIIIDMHHLITEYKGPYNELAEVFRKADLVDFSLGFIKNGVDKSFIKEVKRAIPNANFHKTLIRFTFIQLGRNPLNPLPMMRIKNIYKN; this is translated from the coding sequence ATGGAAATCGTTACTAGTTTTAAACTTGTTGATGAAATTTTAGAGCAGTTTCGTGATGTAATTAGCAAAGATTTTGACGGCTATAGAAATCACATAACCAGAATGCTTAATTATTGTCATTTCTTATTGCCAAATATTTCAGAGCAAGACAGTAAGAAAATTCAGATAGCCGCAGTTTTCCATGATATTGCACTGTGGACTCACGACAGAGTGGACTATCTTGTTCCATCGTATCAAGACTGTCATCAGTGGTTAGAAAAGCAAGGTCTTGATGACTGGAAAGAAGAAATTCAAATTATCATTGATATGCACCATTTGATTACTGAATATAAAGGCCCGTACAACGAACTTGCAGAAGTGTTTAGAAAAGCAGATTTGGTTGACTTCTCATTAGGCTTTATAAAAAACGGCGTAGATAAATCCTTTATTAAGGAAGTGAAACGGGCTATTCCTAATGCAAACTTTCACAAGACGTTAATTCGCTTTACTTTCATTCAGTTAGGCCGAAACCCATTGAATCCGTTGCCGATGATGCGAATTAAAAATATTTACAAAAATTAA